A DNA window from Actinomadura coerulea contains the following coding sequences:
- a CDS encoding oxygenase MpaB family protein — MTAPSEITPDRLEERDVLRTLAAEPLVGLAAGRALLMQLAHPAVARGVAEHSDFAERPLARLFGTLDFLLIATFGTPEQVARIAAKVRGIHTAVRGEGYSGNDPDLQLWVNATLIDSALHVYEHVMRGGDPGLAEAYYRQARVVAEVLGCPLESQPPDLAAFRAYMADTLAALEVTGTAREVASAVLRPRRLRALAPALAVFRLLTAALLPDELRDQFGLPWTPARRRTAHALLRTAGLGHRLSPAWLRRPPEPLLVRLAAYRVDRTLSARRARRRAS; from the coding sequence GTGACCGCCCCGTCCGAGATCACTCCCGACCGCCTCGAGGAGCGCGACGTGCTGCGGACCCTGGCAGCCGAGCCGCTGGTCGGGCTCGCGGCCGGCCGCGCCCTGCTCATGCAGCTCGCCCACCCGGCCGTGGCGCGCGGCGTCGCCGAGCACAGCGACTTCGCCGAGCGGCCCCTGGCCCGGCTGTTCGGCACCCTCGACTTCCTGCTGATCGCCACCTTCGGCACGCCGGAGCAGGTCGCGCGCATCGCGGCGAAGGTGCGCGGCATCCACACGGCCGTGCGCGGCGAGGGCTACTCGGGCAACGACCCGGACCTCCAGCTCTGGGTCAACGCGACCCTCATCGACTCGGCCCTGCACGTCTACGAGCACGTCATGCGGGGCGGCGATCCCGGCCTGGCCGAGGCCTACTACCGGCAGGCGCGGGTGGTCGCCGAGGTCCTCGGCTGCCCCCTGGAGTCGCAGCCCCCCGACCTCGCCGCGTTCCGCGCCTACATGGCCGACACGCTCGCCGCCCTGGAGGTCACCGGCACCGCCCGCGAGGTCGCCTCCGCCGTCCTGCGGCCCCGCCGCCTGCGCGCCCTGGCCCCCGCGCTCGCCGTCTTCCGCCTCCTGACGGCCGCGCTCCTGCCGGACGAGCTGCGGGACCAGTTCGGCCTGCCGTGGACCCCGGCGCGCCGCCGGACGGCCCACGCGCTCCTGCGGACGGCCGGCCTCGGCCACCGCCTGTCCCCCGCCTGGCTGAGGCGCCCGCCGGAGCCCCTGCTGGTCCGGCTGGCCGCCTACCGCGTGGACCGGACGCTGTCGGCCCGGCGGGCGCGGCGCCGGGCCTCCTAG
- a CDS encoding FAD-binding and (Fe-S)-binding domain-containing protein translates to MAVSTEGTRREQRRAAEAPRGEAALRRALAARVDGEVRFDPGSRAAYSHDSSNYQQPPIGVVVPRTVEAGAEAVRVCAEHDVPVLSRGGGTSLAGQCVNHAVVVDWSKYCRALVSVDPRARRAVVEPGACLDDLNERLAEHRLMVGPKPSTHDTCTIGGMIGNNSCGASAQAYGKMVDSVVRLEVLTYDGLRMWVGETSQEEYERIQAEGGRRAEIYRALRDLRDEGMELIRTRYPDIPRRVSGYNLDSLLPEKGFDVARALVGSEGTLVAVLRAEICLVPVPAFESLAVLGYDGIAEAGDAVPRVLPSRPLALEGMDERLLGLAKRDHLAAPRVVKDMPEGAGWLMVRFGGDTKDEADGRARSLIEDLENGPNPPRCTFVHDPREEELLWKVREAGLGATAYPPGRSDTHEGWEDAAVPPGRLGDYLRDFRALIEEFGYGPVSLYGHFGQGCVHTRIPFDLEDDRGAGGYRRFAERAARLVADYGGSLSGEHGDGQSRGELLPIMFGDEVVRLFERFKAVFDPGNRMNPGKVVHPYRLDDDLDHVSYDPAEPRTHFSFPDDHHRFTHAAARCVGIGKCRASSGGVMCPSYRVTGEEEHSTRGRARLLMEMMRGMPGGAVPDPAVPGPGGAAVITDGWRSRDVRDALDLCLACKGCRSECPVNVDMATYKAEFLAHHYKGRVRPPAHYTMGWLPLWARVAALAPGAANAALHAPVLGRAAKRIGGVDPRREMPRFAAERFTDWFRRRPAGGGGRRVVLWPDTFTDNFHPHIGKAAVRVLEASGYRVEVPPVPLCCGLTWISTGQLGTAARVLRRTVRALAPRLRDGVPVIGLEPSCTAVFRADAPELMEGDAVEDDVKRLRDQTRTLAELLDEHQRESGGVSPGASHDVVAGLDRPKVRAIAQPHCHQHAVMGFGADERVLARAGVDVRTLDAGCCGLAGNFGFEAGHYEVSTAVAERGVWPAVRDAGEETAVLADGFSCRTQIEAGTAARPRHLAELLADLLPDGGGPVTGGGGVPARVGGRGTGPWRKSS, encoded by the coding sequence ATGGCTGTTTCGACGGAGGGAACCAGGCGGGAGCAGAGGCGAGCGGCCGAAGCACCGCGGGGGGAGGCCGCGCTGCGGCGCGCGCTCGCCGCGAGGGTGGACGGCGAGGTCCGGTTCGATCCCGGCTCCCGGGCCGCCTACTCCCACGACTCGTCCAACTACCAGCAGCCGCCCATCGGGGTGGTGGTCCCGCGGACGGTCGAGGCCGGAGCGGAGGCCGTCCGGGTCTGCGCCGAGCACGACGTGCCGGTCCTGTCCCGGGGCGGCGGGACGAGCCTGGCCGGGCAGTGCGTCAACCACGCGGTGGTCGTCGACTGGTCCAAGTACTGCCGCGCGCTGGTGTCGGTCGACCCGCGGGCCCGCCGTGCCGTCGTGGAGCCCGGCGCGTGCCTGGACGACCTGAACGAGCGGCTGGCGGAGCACCGCCTCATGGTGGGGCCCAAGCCCTCCACCCACGACACCTGCACGATCGGCGGGATGATCGGCAACAACTCGTGCGGCGCGTCGGCGCAGGCCTACGGGAAGATGGTCGACTCCGTCGTGCGGCTGGAGGTGCTGACCTACGACGGGCTGCGGATGTGGGTCGGCGAGACCTCGCAGGAGGAGTACGAGCGGATCCAGGCCGAGGGCGGCCGGCGCGCCGAGATCTACCGGGCGCTGCGCGACCTGCGCGACGAGGGCATGGAGCTGATCCGCACCCGCTACCCCGACATCCCGCGCCGCGTGTCCGGCTACAACCTGGACTCGCTGCTGCCGGAGAAGGGCTTCGACGTGGCCCGCGCCCTCGTCGGCTCGGAGGGCACGCTCGTGGCCGTGCTGCGCGCGGAGATATGCCTGGTGCCGGTCCCGGCGTTCGAGTCGCTCGCCGTCCTCGGCTACGACGGCATCGCGGAGGCCGGCGACGCCGTGCCGCGCGTCCTGCCGTCGCGGCCCCTCGCGCTGGAGGGCATGGATGAGCGGCTCCTCGGCCTGGCCAAGCGCGACCACCTCGCCGCGCCCCGGGTGGTGAAGGACATGCCGGAGGGAGCGGGCTGGCTCATGGTCCGCTTCGGCGGCGACACCAAGGACGAGGCCGACGGCAGGGCCCGGTCGCTCATCGAGGACCTGGAGAACGGCCCGAACCCGCCGCGCTGCACCTTCGTGCACGACCCGCGCGAGGAGGAGCTGCTCTGGAAGGTGCGCGAGGCGGGCCTCGGCGCGACCGCCTATCCGCCGGGACGGTCCGACACGCACGAGGGCTGGGAGGACGCCGCCGTCCCGCCCGGCCGGCTCGGCGACTACCTGCGCGACTTCCGCGCCCTCATCGAGGAGTTCGGCTACGGCCCCGTCTCCCTGTACGGGCACTTCGGGCAGGGCTGCGTGCACACCCGCATCCCGTTCGACCTGGAGGACGACCGCGGCGCCGGCGGGTACCGGCGCTTCGCCGAGCGCGCCGCCCGCCTCGTCGCGGACTACGGCGGGTCGCTGTCGGGCGAGCACGGCGACGGGCAGTCCCGCGGCGAGCTGCTGCCGATCATGTTCGGGGACGAGGTGGTCCGCCTGTTCGAGCGGTTCAAGGCGGTCTTCGACCCGGGGAACCGGATGAACCCCGGCAAGGTCGTCCACCCGTACCGGCTGGACGACGACCTCGACCATGTCTCCTACGACCCGGCCGAGCCGCGCACCCACTTCTCCTTCCCCGACGACCACCACCGCTTCACCCACGCCGCGGCCCGCTGCGTCGGGATCGGCAAGTGCCGGGCGTCCTCGGGCGGCGTCATGTGCCCGAGCTACCGGGTGACGGGGGAGGAGGAGCACTCCACCCGCGGCCGGGCCCGCCTGCTGATGGAGATGATGCGCGGGATGCCCGGCGGCGCCGTGCCGGACCCGGCGGTGCCGGGCCCGGGCGGCGCGGCCGTCATCACCGACGGATGGCGGTCGCGGGACGTCCGCGACGCCCTCGACCTGTGCCTGGCGTGCAAGGGGTGCCGCAGCGAATGCCCCGTGAACGTGGACATGGCCACCTACAAGGCCGAGTTCCTCGCCCACCACTACAAGGGACGCGTCCGGCCGCCCGCGCACTACACCATGGGGTGGCTGCCGCTGTGGGCCCGCGTCGCCGCGCTCGCGCCGGGCGCCGCGAACGCCGCGCTGCACGCCCCCGTCCTGGGCCGCGCCGCCAAGCGGATCGGCGGCGTCGACCCGCGCCGGGAGATGCCGCGCTTCGCCGCCGAGCGGTTCACCGACTGGTTCAGGCGCCGGCCCGCGGGCGGCGGCGGCCGGCGGGTGGTGCTGTGGCCCGACACCTTCACCGACAACTTCCACCCGCACATCGGCAAGGCGGCGGTCCGCGTCCTGGAGGCGTCCGGCTACCGGGTCGAGGTGCCGCCGGTACCGCTGTGCTGCGGCCTGACCTGGATCTCCACGGGGCAGCTCGGCACGGCCGCCCGCGTGCTGCGCCGCACCGTGCGGGCGCTCGCGCCGCGGCTGCGCGACGGCGTCCCCGTGATCGGGCTGGAGCCCAGCTGCACCGCGGTCTTCCGGGCCGACGCCCCGGAGCTGATGGAGGGCGACGCGGTGGAGGACGACGTCAAGCGGCTCCGCGACCAGACCCGGACCCTCGCCGAGCTGCTCGACGAGCACCAGCGGGAGTCAGGCGGCGTCTCGCCCGGCGCGTCGCACGACGTGGTCGCAGGGCTCGACCGGCCGAAGGTCCGCGCGATCGCCCAGCCGCACTGCCACCAGCACGCCGTCATGGGGTTCGGCGCCGACGAGCGCGTGCTGGCGCGCGCCGGGGTCGACGTGCGGACGCTGGACGCCGGATGCTGCGGTCTCGCCGGGAACTTCGGCTTCGAGGCGGGCCACTACGAGGTCTCCACCGCCGTCGCCGAGCGGGGCGTGTGGCCCGCGGTGCGGGACGCCGGTGAGGAGACGGCGGTCCTCGCCGACGGGTTCTCCTGCCGGACGCAGATCGAGGCGGGCACCGCCGCCCGGCCGCGCCATCTCGCCGAACTCCTCGCCGACCTCCTCCCGGACGGGGGAGGGCCGGTGACCGGTGGCGGAGGGGTCCCGGCCCGCGTTGGCGGGCGCGGGACGGGCCCCTGGAGAAAGTCGTCATGA
- a CDS encoding DEAD/DEAH box helicase → MTTPDTTSAGQSPAQRYAAYRRRTGGHGPALLDFRTLYDFELDAFQLEACQALEGGSGVLVAAPTGSGKTVVGEFAVHLALTGGTKCFYTTPIKALSNQKYADLVRRYGPEKVGLLTGDNSVNGEAPIVVMTTEVLRNMLYAGSQTLAGLAFVVMDEVHYLADRFRGAVWEEVIIHVPDSVRIVALSATVSNAEEFGEWLHEVRGDTAVIVDEHRPVPLFQHMLVGTRLYDLFVDTGKGGDRQARLNPQLTRMAVEEVRRAKVNQGRRTGRRRAPRPQRFRPPARPEVIERLDRAGLLPAITFIFSRAGCDAAVLQCLHAGIRLTSREEAEEIRAHADLRTADIAPEDLRILGYGDFREALERGVAAHHAGMLPTFKEIVEELFTRGLIKAVFATETLALGINMPARTVVIEKLDKWNGEAHVDLTPGEYTQLTGRAGRRGIDVEGHAVVVWGPNVEPASVAGLAGTRTYPLNSSFRPSYNMAVNLVGAVGVERARTLLEESFAQFQADRAVVGLARQVHKNEEALQGYAKAAECHLGDFMEYAAMRRRLSDRESELSRERAGARRAEAARSLERLRPGDVILVPSGRRSGLAVVLDPGVGRRSDGPAPLVLTVNRSVQRLSIQDFPRAVEPVERIRVPKSFSPRNPQDRRDLASTLRNKVPDDVRERRRSRGDSPATDDAEIARLRGELRRHPVHGCDKREDHARWAERYHRLDRETEQLRRRVEGRSQVIARTFDRVCAVLQQLGYLDGDDVTAEGRRLGRIYNELDLLTAESLREGLWEKLGPAELAACVSALVYESRQPDDATPPRTPPGPAQDALAAMVRLWGVLEGVERDNRVSFLREPDLGFAWTAYRWAKGDDLDEVLMESDLTAGDFVRAVKQLLDLLGQVTDAAPANSHIRKTARRAMDAMRRGVVAYSSVA, encoded by the coding sequence ATGACCACCCCCGACACCACGTCGGCCGGACAGAGCCCGGCCCAGCGCTACGCCGCCTACCGCAGGCGCACCGGCGGGCACGGCCCGGCCCTGCTGGACTTCCGGACGCTGTACGACTTCGAGCTCGACGCGTTCCAGCTGGAGGCGTGCCAGGCCCTGGAGGGCGGCAGCGGCGTGCTGGTCGCCGCCCCGACCGGTTCCGGCAAGACGGTGGTGGGGGAGTTCGCGGTCCACCTCGCCCTGACCGGCGGCACCAAGTGCTTCTACACCACGCCGATCAAGGCGCTGTCGAACCAGAAGTACGCCGACCTCGTCCGCCGCTACGGGCCGGAGAAGGTGGGCCTGCTGACCGGCGACAACAGCGTCAACGGGGAGGCCCCGATCGTCGTCATGACGACCGAGGTCCTGCGGAACATGCTGTACGCGGGCTCCCAGACCCTCGCGGGTCTGGCGTTCGTCGTGATGGACGAGGTGCACTACCTCGCCGACCGGTTCCGCGGCGCCGTCTGGGAAGAAGTGATCATCCACGTCCCGGACTCGGTGCGGATCGTGGCGCTGTCGGCGACCGTCAGCAACGCCGAGGAGTTCGGCGAGTGGCTGCACGAGGTCCGCGGCGACACCGCCGTGATCGTGGACGAGCACCGCCCCGTCCCGCTGTTCCAGCACATGCTGGTGGGGACGCGGCTGTACGACCTGTTCGTCGACACCGGCAAGGGCGGGGACCGGCAGGCCAGGCTGAACCCGCAGCTGACCCGGATGGCGGTGGAGGAGGTCCGGCGCGCCAAGGTCAACCAGGGGCGACGCACCGGCCGCCGCCGGGCCCCGCGCCCGCAGCGGTTCCGGCCGCCCGCCCGGCCGGAGGTGATCGAGCGGCTGGATCGCGCCGGGCTGCTCCCGGCGATCACGTTCATCTTCAGCCGCGCGGGCTGCGACGCCGCCGTCCTGCAGTGCCTGCACGCCGGGATCCGGCTGACCTCCCGGGAGGAGGCCGAGGAGATCCGCGCGCACGCCGACCTGCGCACCGCCGACATCGCCCCGGAGGACCTGCGGATCCTCGGCTACGGCGACTTCCGGGAGGCGCTGGAGCGCGGCGTCGCCGCCCACCACGCCGGGATGCTCCCCACGTTCAAGGAGATCGTCGAGGAGCTGTTCACCCGCGGGCTGATCAAGGCGGTGTTCGCGACCGAGACGCTCGCGCTCGGCATCAACATGCCCGCCCGCACCGTGGTGATCGAGAAGCTGGACAAGTGGAACGGCGAAGCCCACGTCGACCTCACCCCGGGCGAGTACACGCAGCTCACCGGGCGCGCCGGGCGGCGCGGCATCGACGTCGAGGGCCACGCCGTCGTGGTGTGGGGCCCGAACGTCGAGCCCGCGTCCGTGGCCGGGCTGGCCGGCACCCGCACCTACCCGCTGAACTCCAGTTTCCGGCCGTCCTACAACATGGCCGTCAACCTGGTCGGCGCCGTCGGCGTCGAGCGGGCCCGCACGCTCCTGGAGGAGTCGTTCGCGCAGTTCCAGGCCGACCGCGCCGTCGTCGGCCTGGCCCGCCAGGTGCACAAGAACGAGGAGGCCCTCCAGGGCTACGCCAAGGCCGCCGAGTGCCACCTGGGCGACTTCATGGAGTACGCCGCGATGCGGCGGCGGCTGTCGGACCGCGAGTCCGAGCTGTCGCGCGAGCGGGCCGGGGCCCGCCGCGCCGAGGCCGCCCGTTCCCTGGAGCGGCTGCGTCCGGGCGATGTCATCCTCGTCCCGTCCGGGCGGCGCTCGGGCCTGGCCGTCGTCCTGGACCCCGGCGTCGGCCGCCGCTCCGACGGGCCCGCGCCGCTCGTGCTGACCGTGAACCGGTCCGTGCAGCGCCTGTCGATCCAGGACTTCCCGCGCGCCGTCGAGCCCGTCGAGCGGATCCGCGTCCCGAAGTCCTTCAGCCCCCGCAACCCCCAGGACCGCCGCGACCTGGCGTCCACGCTGCGCAACAAGGTCCCCGACGACGTGCGCGAGCGGCGGCGCTCGCGCGGCGACTCGCCCGCCACCGACGACGCCGAGATCGCCCGGCTGCGCGGCGAGCTGCGCCGGCATCCGGTGCACGGCTGCGACAAGCGCGAGGACCATGCCCGCTGGGCCGAGCGCTACCACCGCCTCGACCGCGAGACCGAGCAGCTCCGGCGCCGTGTCGAGGGCCGCTCCCAGGTCATCGCCCGCACCTTCGACCGCGTCTGCGCCGTCCTGCAGCAGCTCGGCTACCTCGACGGCGACGACGTCACCGCCGAGGGCCGGCGCCTGGGCCGCATCTACAACGAGCTGGACCTGCTCACGGCCGAGAGCCTGCGCGAGGGCCTGTGGGAGAAGCTCGGCCCGGCCGAGCTGGCCGCGTGCGTGTCCGCCCTCGTCTACGAGTCGCGGCAGCCCGACGACGCCACGCCGCCCCGAACGCCCCCCGGCCCGGCCCAGGACGCCCTGGCGGCCATGGTGCGGCTCTGGGGCGTGCTGGAGGGCGTCGAGCGGGACAACCGCGTCTCGTTCCTGCGCGAGCCCGACCTCGGCTTCGCGTGGACCGCCTACCGGTGGGCCAAGGGCGACGACCTCGACGAGGTGCTGATGGAGAGCGACCTCACCGCGGGCGACTTCGTGCGGGCCGTCAAGCAGCTCCTCGACCTCCTCGGCCAGGTCACCGACGCCGCCCCCGCCAACAGCCACATCCGCAAGACCGCCCGCCGCGCCATGGACGCCATGCGCCGCGGGGTCGTCGCCTACTCGTCCGTCGCCTAG
- a CDS encoding ABC transporter permease, which produces MTTATATPAADPAAHPRPGFGRLLLSEWTKIRTVRSTLWTLILLVVVDLGFTALLVGLTVAQWDKTAPADRASVVADPTGFILGSGFFLGQLTICVLGVLVIASEYSTGMIRASLLAVPRRLPVLWAKALVFAAVVLVLGVAVSFVSFFIGSAFIGDKVQVSLGDDGVLRAVIGGGLYLAMLGLFALAIGAIVRHPAGGITGVIGFVLVLAPLATLLPGSVGDHIHAYLPSEAGQLIAKSRQGPDDLLTPWQGYGVFAIWTGVLLAVAAVLLKRRDA; this is translated from the coding sequence ATGACCACCGCCACCGCCACGCCCGCCGCCGACCCCGCGGCCCACCCGCGGCCCGGCTTCGGCCGGCTGCTGCTCTCGGAGTGGACGAAGATCCGCACCGTGCGGTCCACGCTGTGGACGCTGATCCTGCTCGTCGTCGTGGACCTCGGCTTCACCGCGCTGCTGGTGGGCCTCACCGTCGCGCAGTGGGACAAGACCGCCCCCGCCGACCGCGCCTCGGTCGTCGCGGACCCGACCGGCTTCATCCTCGGCAGCGGGTTCTTCCTCGGTCAGCTGACCATCTGCGTGCTCGGCGTGCTGGTCATCGCCTCGGAGTACTCCACCGGCATGATCCGCGCGAGCCTGCTCGCGGTGCCGCGCCGGCTGCCCGTGCTGTGGGCCAAGGCCCTGGTGTTCGCCGCGGTCGTGCTCGTCCTCGGCGTCGCGGTGTCGTTCGTCTCGTTCTTCATCGGCTCGGCCTTCATCGGGGACAAGGTGCAGGTGTCGCTGGGCGATGACGGCGTGCTGCGCGCCGTCATCGGCGGCGGCCTGTACCTGGCGATGCTCGGGCTGTTCGCCCTGGCGATCGGCGCCATCGTGCGGCACCCCGCCGGGGGCATCACCGGGGTCATCGGGTTCGTGCTGGTGCTGGCGCCGCTGGCCACGCTGCTGCCCGGCAGCGTCGGCGACCACATCCACGCCTACCTGCCGTCCGAGGCCGGCCAGCTGATCGCCAAGTCCCGCCAGGGCCCCGACGACCTGCTGACCCCCTGGCAGGGGTACGGGGTCTTCGCGATCTGGACCGGAGTGCTGCTGGCCGTCGCCGCCGTCCTGCTCAAGCGCCGCGACGCCTAG
- a CDS encoding glycoside hydrolase family 15 protein translates to MLDDLGAKDSRPKALRDYALIADGERGVLVGPHGEYAWMCFPAWDSPPVFAGLLGGGGAYVVQPAPGRWVWGGYYEDRGLIWHSRWVTGGGAILECREALARPAEPDRVVILRTCRAVRGRSRVRALLDVRTGPGAPRMRDPRRDGPDWTAGGGGASLRWRGAEEAAVREGADGGPALELAFDLDEGETRDLVLEIAEGGARGPLDAAGLWEATERDWRGAVPDCRDTIAPRDARLAYSVLTGLTSSGGGMVAAATTALPERSNEGRNFDYRYAWIRDQCFAGRAVALHGGPPRLLRDAVEFVSARVLADGERLKPAYTVTGGPVPAESTSGLPGYPGAQAVFGNKAGEQFQLDALGEALLLLSAAAEHDRRDPEAVEAARVAAGAVARRWTAPEAGIWEIHDDLWTHSRLTCVAGLRQAARTLAGRADAGRWTALADAILAETSRTSLAPEGRWRRAPGDDRVDAALLIPPLRGALPSDDPRTAATLRAVREDLVDEGFVYRYRVGDEPLGVAEGAFILCGFFLALAEERQGDTARALAAFERTRSGCATSGLFSEEYDVRQRQLRGNMPQAFVHALLLEAASRLAA, encoded by the coding sequence ATGCTGGACGACCTCGGAGCCAAGGACTCCCGCCCCAAGGCCCTCCGCGACTACGCTCTCATAGCCGACGGTGAACGCGGCGTTCTCGTGGGCCCGCACGGGGAGTACGCGTGGATGTGCTTCCCGGCCTGGGACTCGCCGCCCGTCTTCGCGGGACTGCTCGGCGGCGGAGGCGCGTACGTGGTGCAGCCCGCTCCCGGGCGGTGGGTCTGGGGCGGCTACTACGAGGACCGCGGGCTCATCTGGCACAGCCGGTGGGTGACCGGCGGCGGCGCGATCCTGGAGTGCCGCGAGGCCCTCGCCCGTCCGGCGGAGCCTGACCGGGTGGTCATTTTGCGAACGTGCCGGGCCGTCCGCGGCCGCTCCCGCGTCCGGGCCCTGCTGGACGTCCGCACCGGTCCCGGCGCGCCCCGCATGCGCGACCCGCGCCGGGACGGCCCGGACTGGACGGCCGGCGGCGGAGGCGCCTCGCTGCGCTGGCGCGGAGCGGAGGAGGCCGCCGTACGGGAGGGCGCCGACGGCGGGCCCGCGCTCGAACTCGCCTTCGACCTGGACGAGGGGGAGACCCGCGACCTGGTCCTGGAGATCGCCGAAGGCGGGGCCCGCGGCCCGCTGGACGCCGCCGGCCTGTGGGAGGCCACGGAGCGGGACTGGCGCGGGGCCGTGCCGGACTGCCGCGACACCATCGCCCCGCGCGACGCCCGCCTCGCCTACTCCGTCCTCACCGGGCTCACCTCCTCCGGCGGCGGGATGGTCGCCGCCGCCACGACGGCGCTGCCGGAACGCTCCAACGAGGGACGCAACTTCGACTACCGCTACGCCTGGATCCGCGACCAGTGCTTCGCCGGGCGCGCCGTCGCCCTCCACGGCGGCCCGCCCCGCCTGCTGCGCGACGCCGTGGAGTTCGTGTCGGCCCGCGTCCTCGCCGACGGGGAGCGGCTGAAACCCGCCTACACCGTCACCGGCGGGCCGGTGCCGGCCGAGAGCACCAGCGGCCTGCCCGGCTACCCCGGCGCCCAGGCGGTCTTCGGGAACAAGGCGGGCGAGCAGTTCCAGCTGGACGCGCTGGGGGAGGCGCTGCTGCTGCTGTCCGCCGCCGCCGAGCACGACCGCCGTGACCCGGAGGCGGTGGAGGCCGCCCGCGTCGCGGCCGGGGCGGTCGCGCGCCGCTGGACCGCGCCCGAGGCGGGGATCTGGGAGATCCACGACGACCTGTGGACGCACTCGCGCCTGACCTGCGTCGCGGGCCTGCGCCAGGCGGCCCGGACGCTGGCCGGGCGCGCGGACGCCGGCCGGTGGACCGCGCTCGCCGACGCCATCCTCGCCGAGACGTCCCGGACCTCGCTGGCCCCGGAGGGCCGGTGGAGGCGCGCGCCCGGCGACGACCGCGTGGACGCGGCGCTGCTCATCCCGCCGCTGCGGGGGGCGCTCCCGAGCGACGACCCGCGCACCGCCGCCACGCTTCGGGCGGTGCGCGAGGACCTCGTCGACGAGGGGTTCGTCTACCGGTACCGGGTCGGGGACGAGCCGCTCGGCGTGGCCGAGGGCGCCTTCATCCTCTGCGGCTTCTTCCTCGCCCTCGCCGAGGAGCGCCAGGGCGACACCGCCCGCGCCCTCGCCGCCTTCGAGCGGACCCGGTCGGGCTGCGCGACCAGCGGCCTGTTCTCCGAGGAGTACGACGTCAGGCAGCGGCAGCTGCGCGGCAACATGCCCCAGGCGTTCGTGCACGCCCTGCTGCTGGAGGCCGCCTCCCGCCTCGCCGCCTGA
- a CDS encoding ABC transporter ATP-binding protein, with translation MIEAENLTKRYGDRTAVDDLSFTVVPGRVTGFLGPNGAGKSTTMRLLLGLDRPDRGDARIHGRHYRDLHAPLRVVGALLEARAVHTGRSAYNHLLCLAQTQGIGRKRVDEVVELVGLTGVARKRAGGFSLGMGQRLGIAAALLGDPSVLVLDEPVNGLDPEGIVWIRTLMQRLAAEGRTVFVSSHLMNEMAVTAEHLIVIGRGRLIADCSTEEFIERSTEKAVIVRSPDAARLADLVTAEGGKAFPDGDGLLNVTHMEAPRVGELAAAEGIVLHELTPTRGSLESAFMELTRDSVEYGGGGAPAPAPDSVPAPSAVPVEEGETR, from the coding sequence ATGATCGAGGCGGAGAACCTCACCAAGCGCTACGGCGACAGGACGGCCGTGGACGACCTGTCGTTCACGGTGGTCCCCGGGCGGGTCACCGGGTTCCTCGGCCCCAACGGCGCCGGGAAGTCGACCACCATGCGGCTGCTGCTCGGCCTGGACCGGCCGGACCGCGGGGACGCCCGGATCCACGGCCGCCACTACCGCGACCTGCACGCGCCGCTGCGCGTCGTCGGGGCGCTGCTGGAGGCGCGGGCCGTGCACACCGGCCGCAGCGCCTACAACCACCTGCTGTGCCTCGCGCAGACGCAGGGCATCGGCAGGAAGCGCGTCGACGAGGTGGTCGAGCTCGTCGGCCTCACCGGCGTGGCCCGCAAGCGCGCCGGCGGCTTCTCGCTCGGCATGGGGCAGCGGCTCGGCATCGCCGCCGCGCTGCTCGGCGACCCGTCGGTGCTCGTCCTGGACGAGCCCGTCAACGGCCTCGACCCCGAGGGCATCGTCTGGATCCGCACGCTCATGCAGCGGCTCGCCGCCGAGGGGCGCACGGTGTTCGTCTCCAGCCACCTGATGAACGAGATGGCCGTCACCGCCGAGCACCTCATCGTCATCGGCCGCGGCCGGCTGATCGCGGACTGCTCCACCGAGGAGTTCATCGAGCGCAGCACCGAGAAGGCGGTGATCGTCCGCAGTCCGGACGCGGCCCGCCTGGCCGACCTCGTCACCGCCGAGGGCGGCAAGGCCTTCCCGGACGGGGACGGCCTGCTCAACGTGACCCACATGGAGGCCCCCCGCGTCGGCGAGCTCGCCGCGGCCGAGGGCATCGTCCTGCACGAGCTCACCCCGACCCGCGGCTCGCTGGAGTCGGCGTTCATGGAACTGACCCGCGACAGCGTCGAGTACGGCGGGGGCGGCGCCCCCGCCCCCGCCCCGGACTCGGTCCCGGCTCCGAGCGCCGTCCCCGTCGAGGAGGGGGAGACCCGATGA